The Eulemur rufifrons isolate Redbay chromosome 14, OSU_ERuf_1, whole genome shotgun sequence sequence ccgccccgccggccccaCAGTACCTGCCCCCGGAACGGGGGAGCCGCCTCCCGGAAGCCCGCCAGGAGCTCCCTGTGTGGAGCCAGTGTCTGGTTGACAAACAGCAGCAGGTGGTTGAGGATCCTGGCAGCGAAGATCTTGGGGGACGTCTGCAGTGGGAGGGGCTCATGACTCGGGGCACCCCCAGATCTTAGGCGACATCTGCAGTGAGGGGCTCATGACTcagggcacccccacccccagcacctgtgGCCCAACACACCTGGCTGTTGAACTCGGTGACCAGGCGCATGCTGTGAGTGACCAGGAAGCGGGACAGGTCCCCCAGGTCCAGGCCGAGCTCCTTGTCCACCGGGAAGTCCGCCCTCCCCTCGTCAAACTGATGGCACCGGGGGGGTCAGTGGGAGCCGCGGCCCGAGCCCACCCGCACACCTCGGCCCTGACCCACCTGCTTGAGGAGGACCACGGTGTCGTTGGTGAGATCAAACTTCTGAAAGAGCTGTGGGCGGTCGGTGAGGCCAAAGGTCATGTCCAGGGCATCCTGGGCCAGGGCCAAGAAGGTGGCCACATCCTTGTCCTGCAGGTCCTAGGGGGCCCGGCCCTGTGAGGCTGGCGGGTGCCGCGTTGCTGGCCCACGGCCCAGCCCCCAGGCCGGCCCGCTTACCTGGAAGAAGCCGATGACCACCACGTCCCAGGTACCCACCAGCACCTGGACATCTGCCTCATCCTCCAGCCGCGTGGCGCTGGGCCCCACCCGCCTTCTCAGCCACTCCGCGATGCCCTCGGCCTCTCGGGGGCCTGTGGAGAGCCCCACTCAGCCTGGGCCCGGCCCTGTCCCCGTCCCTGTCCCCAACCCATGCCTGCCCCCCGCACCTGTGTACTCCTCCGGGTCCGTGCGCTTCCCGTCACGGAAGAACTTGAGCGTGGGGTACTCCGTCACACCAAACTCCTCGGTCAGCTCTGGCTCCGCGGGCCCGTCCACCTTGGCCAGCGCGGCCGGGACCGATGCGGCTGCTAGCAGGCCAGCCGCCTTCCGGTACTCGGGGGCCAGCGCCTCACAGTGCCCGCACCACGGCGCATCTGGGGGACGGAGCGGTGAGTGCCCCAGGCCGGGCCCACCTCCTCCCCGCCCGCCCAGAGCCCGCAGCACCTCAGGTCCAGCAGGGAGCAGACGCTCGGTCACACCCGCCGCCTCCAGGGCCCCTGAGCCTTGGCCCAGCCAGGCCCGAGCACCAGAGACTCCCCGAGACCCCCCAGGCTGGGGGCACAGGGACCAGCGAGATGTGAAGTCTGAGAAGCCGCCTGTCACCACTTTCTAAGGCCGGGGCTCCCGGGCCACATGTGGCTGCCTGCCGTGGCTGCCAACTAAGAAAACATGGTTTTCATGTTTGCAAAGGGTTGTACAAAAACCACAGACGCACAAAGGCACATATCTGGGCTGTCTGGGCCTTTACTGAAAGTTGGCGGGACGCCACCACCAGCCCCCTGGAGACACTGCCAACCGGCAGCAACGTCAGCGTCACGGCCACAGCTGGCCGAGCAGGGAGGTCCCCCGTAGGTCCCTGCATGGCCACCTGCTCAGACCAGACCCCGGGCCCAGCTAAACCCCAGGGCTCCCAGCACAGCGCCGCCCAGGGCCCTGGGCACAGCCGGGGGCAAGTGCCTGCAGGAGGCCGCTCCTGTGCCGGTGCCTCTGCACATGGCCGGGCCAGCCCCGGGGTCCCCGTGGTCCCCAGCCCCGGACACACTCACAGAACTCCACCAGCAGGGCTGGGTGCTCCcgcagggccaggcccagggtgCGTCGGCTCAGCACCAAGATCCCATCCTCCCTGGGCACCTTCTCCTCGGGGGGCTCCTCCAGGAGCTCCTCTGAGGGACCCTCAggcccctgtccctgtccccaagggcccGAGGCtccaagcagcagcagcagcagcagcgcagGCAGGAGCTGGCTGTCCATGGCGCTGCGGGCCCGGCGGGGCAGGAGCAGATAAGGGGACGGGAGGCCAAGCAGCAGCCGCCACGTGGCACCCAGGCCTGGTCACAGGGACGATAAGGCCCACAtggcagagggaggcagaaagagGCGACACCGAGGGCACCGAGACAGGGCGATGTTTAATGGGACTGTTCGGGGACAGTGccaggcccaggggcaggggggtcccaggacagagcagagggcgggggaggggtcTGGCCACTCACGACGGGGCTGGGGAACACTTGGGGGTCCCTGTGtggcgagggagggagggagggcggcaGGGCAACAAGGACCccgtggggggtggggtcagTCCTCCCACTCCTGGCAGATGTGCAGGCCCCACTCCCAGGACAGGTGGTCCGTCCTGTCGTCATCAGTGACGAGGGACGTGACGGTGTAGGCGCCCCGCACCAGGGCGCCCCGCGGCGCCTCCTCCACCGGGCTCACAAACTCGTACTCCTGGGCGCTTGGGCCGTAACTGCCCACCATGTAGACAGCCTTGTCcactgggggagggaagggtgtCAGGGCTGCCACGGCCCCGCCACGACCCCGCCACGGCCCCCGCTGCCCCCACCCCGCACTCACCTCGCAGGCCCCGGCGGTAGGTGTGATGCACACATCTGAGGCCGCTGACGATCTCCCTGTTGACCTGGGGGACAGAGGCATTAGGGGGTCCTCGAGGGGCGGGGCCCCTGGCTGGCCCTCGCCCCCCACCACAGCTGCCCTCACCTTGAAGGTAATTTTCACTTTGTAATCAACGCCCTCCTTCAGGACAAACACCTGGTTTTTCAGCGCAGCCAGGTCCCCTGTTAGGGAAACAACAGCCAAGGTCTGAACTCCAGGGATGAGCCGAGACCCTGCCCCAGAAGTCCccgtgggggacaccacgcccaCGAGGTCTACAGCGGCAGGCCCAGGCCGGGCGTCCTGGGAGTTACCTGTGAGGTCCATGGTGACGGGCCCCGGGGCCTGCTCCGACATCAGCGTCAGCCGCCTCACCTGCACGTTGGGCAGGCTGGGGTCTGAGGAGAGACTGAAAGTCTGCCGGATGCCCCAGCCggcccgccgccccgccccgccccagccccccgGCCGAGGCCGTACCCACGACAGGCGGCGAGGGCCCCAGCAGCGCCCGCTTGTACTTGGCCAGGCTCTCGTCCTCTGGGTCCAGCCGCCGGATCTCCAGGACGCTCTTCCTGCCCGGCGCACGGTACTCCGGCACGGCCTCGTCCAGCACGTCATCCTGCTGTGGACGCTCACCCTCCTTGTCAGTCAGCAGGACTGGGGGTCGAGGAGGGGGCGTGAGCAGCAGCCACCGGCTCACCCTGGCACTGGGGCTCCCACTGCCCAAGGGAACCAAAGCGGAAGCCCGAGGGGGGCCGGAGAGAGCAGTGAGTGAGGGGCCGCCGGCACCCAGCTCTCGAGGAGGGGCCCCGGCAGTTGGAGCCCGGCCCAGCTCTGCGGTGGCTCCAGCTCCTCCCGGCCCCGCTGCCCATCCGGGGCCCTTCCCCGACTCTGAGGCCAAAGGTGGGGGTAACAAAGACCCCAAATGGAGGACGGCTCCAAGAGGTGGGGGCTACGGTCACAAAGTGGTGACCCTCAGGGCCCTCCCTAGAGCAGATACTGCCCTCCCAGTCTTCCAGGGCTCCCCACATTCTGGGCTCTTCCCATAAGGCCCTGGGACACCTCTGGGTCCCCCACCATCCTGCCCTGGGACGGGGTCTCTGAACACCTTCCACAGTCCTAGGGGTTCCTCCCCAAGGTGCGCCTGGAGCACGGGTGGTTCTCTGCAGCCCTGAGCTCATGCTCTGGGACCACTGCCCCTGCCTTGAGGGGGCCTCTCTGAGTCTCGACCCACCGCGCTCCCGTCTTCTCAGGGGCCACCACGCGCCCTAAGGAGCACCAGCCCCACCCAGGAAAGACGGATCCAGGCCGCGGTCCCCAAGGGGAGCCGGTCCCGCTGCCTCCCTGGTGTCACAAACACACCCTTCCACTCTTGGCTTCCTTCCCGGGAGGGTCGGGCCTGGGcgcagctccccccaccccgccagcccCCGGCCCGGGGTCTGCGCCGCCCCTAAAGTTGCcgcgggggaggggcagggacccCCGAGActcccccgccccggcccccggcccgcGAGGCCGCTCACCTCGGGCGCACAGCGCCAGCCGGAGCAGCTCCAGCAGCTGCGCCCCCAGCTCGCACGCGTCCAGGCCCAGCATGGTGGCGCGCGGCCCGGCCCGCCGCGGAGCCGCCGAGGagccgccgcccgccccgccgccgccgccgcccggctcGGCGCTCAGCCCCGGCGCGACTGCGGTGAGCTCATCCCGGCCGGGAGCGCCCCCCGCGCCCAGcgccgcgcccgcgccgcgcgccccCAGCCGCTCCGCGGACCCCGCGCAGCCCCGGAGAGACGCGCGTGTCGCCCGCACGGCGCACCCGGACCCCGCACAGAGGCGCCCGGACGCGGACGCACGCGGCTGCGGTCACGATCCCAGTCGCCCGCCCGCCGGCTGCGCGCTGCGGCCGCCAGCGCCGCCCCACCCCCACGGCGCCGGCGGGAGTCTGGGCCCCCGGGAAGCGCTCCGGGCCGCGGCGGGGCTGGGGGCGCCGGGCGGAGCAGgtgcgcccccgcccccgccgcgtcTCCAGGCGGCCATTAGCCGCAGGCAGCGCAGGCCACACCTGGGCCCGCAGCCCTCCCTCGCCCAGCAGCCCGTCGGGCAGAGGGGACTCCGGGGGCTGCCTCGCCCGCGGGGGGAGCCGGCGCCGCGCGCCCCAGAGGTTCGCAGTCACCAACAGGGAGGAACCGCGGTGAACACGAGTCCCACCCACACACCGAGGTGCGGTCTGGAGACGCCGCAGACATACAGGGAGCCCGCAAATGCTTACCGAGGCGGCAGGCCTGCGGGAGTGGCCGTTCCGGGGAGGGTGTTGGGTCTCTGCCGGGCCTGGAGACACGATTACCGAGGCCCCTGTCCTTGGGGAAAGGACATGGCCACCTCAGCACAACAGCAGTGGGGGGGTCGTGCTAACGGGGCACAGTAGGAGCTTCTGATTTTGACACCTCAACTGAGACCAGAgcggggtggggatggggggttgGTCAGCCAGGGGAGGGGTGGCAGGGCCTTAGGCTGGGGAACAGGTGGCCCAAAGGCCGGCGTCTGAGTGAAGGCGGAGGCGCAGAACACCAGCCTGAGCCCTCTTCCTTCCCAGACACCCCCTGTCCCCCATCCCCCTTTCTGGGCCCACTGAGATCAGACCCGCCTGTGTCCACAGAGCATCTCTGAGCAGGAAACCACCTTGGGTGCTGGGGGGGCAGTGGGGCTTGGGTTGGGACTGTTCCCCTTGAATTCCCCCATCTGCCCACAACCTTTCCAAGGCAGGATCCTGTGAGCTGGGCCCAGGCTCCCCTAGAGCCCACCttggctgcccctgccctgcagggaCCGGGGTGTTAGGCCCCTGGTCCCCAGGCTGGAGATGGTGCCTCCCGTCAGAACCCAGCCAGACCCTGGGGCCAGCCTGACCTACCACAGGGGAGAGGGGATCCCCCGGTAGGAGAGCCCCCCTCCAGCCAGGGCCGGCCTCCCCAGCAGTGGAAACAGACTCAGGCAGCCACGTCTGCAGGCTCCTGGCCCAACGCCCCCCACTCCTCTCCCCCGGCCAGCCCCCAGGACCCTGAgtgcagaggggaggagaggtaCCTTGTCAACAGCAAAGCACAAACAGGCCTGTCGCGGCTACTTTTTtcgctgcaaaagaatgaatagtgtttagagagaaggggagagaccaaAATCTGacggagaaaatggcctcctcatCTAACTTCCTGCCCGTATTCATTTCCAAGGACGCGTGCAAAGGGCCAGTGCCAATcgctaatttctttaacaacttccatacaggtcagctgttttcagctgaactttgcactcagcaaacaagcagcttcgggCAGGTGTTTTCGCCTGACCCTTCATTCACCTGCTCAGGTT is a genomic window containing:
- the ARHGDIG gene encoding rho GDP-dissociation inhibitor 3 — encoded protein: MLGLDACELGAQLLELLRLALCARVLLTDKEGERPQQDDVLDEAVPEYRAPGRKSVLEIRRLDPEDESLAKYKRALLGPSPPVVDPSLPNVQVRRLTLMSEQAPGPVTMDLTGDLAALKNQVFVLKEGVDYKVKITFKVNREIVSGLRCVHHTYRRGLRVDKAVYMVGSYGPSAQEYEFVSPVEEAPRGALVRGAYTVTSLVTDDDRTDHLSWEWGLHICQEWED
- the PDIA2 gene encoding protein disulfide-isomerase A2 yields the protein MDSQLLPALLLLLLLGASGPWGQGQGPEGPSEELLEEPPEEKVPREDGILVLSRRTLGLALREHPALLVEFYAPWCGHCEALAPEYRKAAGLLAAASVPAALAKVDGPAEPELTEEFGVTEYPTLKFFRDGKRTDPEEYTGPREAEGIAEWLRRRVGPSATRLEDEADVQVLVGTWDVVVIGFFQDLQDKDVATFLALAQDALDMTFGLTDRPQLFQKFDLTNDTVVLLKQFDEGRADFPVDKELGLDLGDLSRFLVTHSMRLVTEFNSQTSPKIFAARILNHLLLFVNQTLAPHRELLAGFREAAPPFRGQVLFVLVDVAADNDHVLQYFGLKAEAAPTLRLVNIETTEKYAPADGEPVTAASVAAFCRAVLGGHVQPYLLSQEVPPDWDQRPVKTLVSKNFEQVAFDETKNVFVKFYAPWCAHCREMAPAWEALAEKYQDREDIVIAELDATANELDGLAVRSFPTLTYFPAGPGRKVIEYKSTRDLETFSQFLDNGGELPTEPTEEPTEEPTEEPTEEPVVPVPGSPAKSPVGSKEEL